Proteins from a genomic interval of Methanofollis formosanus:
- a CDS encoding ATP-dependent DNA helicase has protein sequence MKVTDLPIPEPLKKSYTTKGIEALYPPQEEAVRRGIFEGKNLLCAIPTASGKTIVAEMAMHRQVADGGKCLYIVPLRALATEKYDDFSGKGLSVGVATGDLDRRDAYLGRNDIVVATSEKVDSLLRNRAPWLAEITLLVVDECHLIGSEDRGATLEMVIAKLRHKNPEMQVIALSATVGNPGALAGWLDAELVTSEWRPVDLREGVYWQGAVHFEDHTRAVPAVSKDNDLNLCLDTVAEGGQCLVFVNSRRNAEAFAKRAASKLKLSDPTLDAAAERIEQGATTELGRTLARCVKGGAAFHHAGLAAAERREVEDGFRTGAIKVISSTPTLAAGLNLPARRVIVRDYLRFGQNGMARIPVGEYKQMAGRAGRPHLDPYGEAVLIAKRESDSEDLFETYIDALPEEVHSQCNAENALRSHILSLVATGFARSRTEVLGFMETTFYAYEHQGRRSTIQETVERVIDDLIAAEMVDELDEWLEGTEYGTLVSRLYIDPRTAEAVVDALRLRPAYADVGVLELLCETPDMLTLFLRKDDYEVVDRFLAERRDDLWTGVPYGYDDLEGFFQSVKTAMLLLNWAEEVTDEMICERFNVGPGDIHNKVETAVWLIHATSRLAHLFAPDLEKPIAELEIRVKHGIKRELLPLIRLRGIGRVRARRLFNAGLVTPEDLRTAGVGRLTPILGEKTAARVVAQAGGKVDEVPEPESVDDEPLAEGPGEHQTSLSAFGGTENE, from the coding sequence ATGAAAGTGACTGACCTCCCCATCCCGGAACCCCTCAAAAAATCGTACACCACAAAGGGTATCGAGGCCCTCTACCCGCCGCAGGAGGAGGCGGTCAGGCGCGGGATCTTCGAAGGCAAAAACCTTCTTTGCGCCATCCCCACCGCCAGCGGGAAGACCATTGTCGCGGAGATGGCGATGCACCGTCAGGTGGCCGACGGCGGCAAATGCCTGTACATCGTCCCGCTCAGAGCGCTTGCCACCGAGAAGTACGACGACTTCTCAGGGAAGGGCCTCTCAGTCGGGGTGGCGACCGGCGACCTGGACCGCCGGGACGCGTACCTGGGCAGAAACGATATCGTCGTCGCGACCTCGGAGAAGGTCGACTCTCTCCTCAGGAACAGGGCCCCCTGGCTCGCGGAGATCACGCTCCTGGTCGTGGACGAGTGTCATCTCATCGGTTCCGAGGACCGGGGGGCGACCCTCGAGATGGTGATCGCCAAACTCAGGCATAAGAACCCGGAGATGCAGGTGATCGCCCTCTCGGCCACGGTCGGGAACCCCGGTGCCCTGGCCGGTTGGCTTGACGCCGAACTGGTGACCAGTGAGTGGCGCCCGGTCGACCTGCGCGAGGGGGTCTACTGGCAGGGTGCGGTCCACTTCGAGGACCATACCCGGGCGGTGCCGGCGGTCTCGAAGGACAACGACCTCAACCTCTGCCTGGATACCGTCGCCGAGGGGGGGCAGTGTCTGGTCTTCGTGAACAGCAGGCGGAACGCCGAGGCCTTTGCAAAGAGGGCGGCGTCAAAACTGAAACTCTCCGACCCCACTCTTGACGCGGCGGCCGAGCGGATCGAACAGGGGGCGACGACCGAACTGGGCCGGACGCTCGCGCGGTGCGTGAAAGGGGGGGCGGCCTTCCACCACGCCGGTCTCGCCGCCGCCGAGCGGCGCGAGGTGGAGGACGGGTTCAGGACAGGCGCGATCAAGGTCATCTCCTCGACCCCGACCCTGGCTGCGGGCCTGAACCTCCCGGCCAGGCGGGTGATCGTGCGCGATTACCTGAGGTTCGGCCAGAACGGGATGGCCAGGATCCCGGTCGGCGAATACAAACAGATGGCCGGGCGGGCCGGGCGGCCGCACCTCGACCCGTACGGCGAGGCGGTGCTCATCGCCAAACGCGAGAGCGACAGTGAAGATCTCTTCGAGACCTATATCGATGCGCTGCCTGAAGAGGTCCACTCGCAGTGCAATGCCGAGAACGCCCTCCGCTCCCATATCCTCTCGCTGGTCGCCACCGGGTTTGCCAGGAGCCGCACCGAGGTGCTCGGCTTTATGGAGACGACCTTCTACGCCTACGAGCACCAGGGCCGCCGTTCCACCATTCAGGAGACGGTCGAACGGGTCATCGACGACCTGATCGCGGCCGAGATGGTCGACGAACTCGACGAGTGGCTCGAGGGAACCGAGTATGGAACCCTCGTCTCCAGATTGTACATCGACCCGAGGACTGCCGAAGCGGTCGTCGATGCGCTGAGGCTGCGGCCCGCGTACGCCGACGTCGGGGTGCTCGAACTCCTCTGCGAGACCCCTGACATGCTCACCCTCTTCCTGCGCAAGGACGACTACGAGGTCGTCGACCGGTTCCTCGCGGAGCGCCGGGACGACCTCTGGACCGGCGTGCCGTACGGCTACGACGACCTCGAAGGCTTCTTCCAGAGCGTCAAGACCGCCATGCTCCTCCTCAACTGGGCCGAGGAGGTGACCGATGAGATGATCTGCGAACGCTTCAATGTGGGGCCGGGCGACATCCACAACAAGGTCGAGACGGCGGTCTGGCTCATCCACGCAACCTCGCGTCTCGCGCATCTCTTCGCCCCCGACCTCGAGAAACCAATCGCTGAACTGGAGATCAGGGTGAAGCACGGGATCAAACGCGAACTCCTCCCGCTGATCAGGCTGCGCGGGATCGGACGGGTGCGCGCAAGAAGGCTCTTCAACGCCGGGCTTGTCACTCCCGAGGATCTCAGGACCGCAGGCGTGGGGAGACTCACTCCCATCCTGGGCGAGAAGACCGCGGCCAGGGTCGTCGCCCAGGCCGGCGGTAAGGTGGACGAGGTGCCGGAACCGGAGTCGGTCGACGACGAACCCCTCGCCGAGGGCCCGGGCGAACACCAGACTTCGTTGAGTGCATTCGGAGGAACCGAGAATGAATGA
- the cgi121 gene encoding KEOPS complex subunit Cgi121, with translation MNECDVREAVIEVDSLPAFLRTMAGIAAAHQTHIICFDADEMAGRGHVEKAVRHAVRSCREGRAISRSLEMEALLYAAGTRQCRIGTEIGLHEGTNRSYVCFCPPSPTAAEALARVVKWVDEDWEEIDAARQKRLMERFGITEEELEAAGGRIRLLVYERVALLEINR, from the coding sequence ATGAATGAGTGTGACGTGAGGGAGGCAGTCATCGAGGTGGACTCGCTGCCTGCCTTCCTCAGGACGATGGCCGGGATTGCGGCGGCGCACCAGACCCATATCATCTGTTTCGACGCCGACGAGATGGCCGGGCGCGGGCACGTCGAGAAGGCGGTGAGGCATGCGGTGCGGTCGTGCCGGGAAGGCCGGGCGATCTCCAGGTCGCTGGAGATGGAGGCCCTCCTGTACGCCGCAGGGACAAGACAGTGCCGGATCGGGACCGAGATCGGGCTTCACGAGGGGACGAACCGCTCCTATGTCTGTTTCTGCCCGCCCTCCCCCACGGCCGCCGAGGCCCTTGCCAGAGTGGTCAAATGGGTGGACGAGGACTGGGAGGAGATCGACGCCGCCAGGCAGAAGCGGTTGATGGAGCGCTTCGGGATCACCGAGGAGGAACTCGAGGCCGCAGGCGGACGGATCAGGCTTCTTGTCTACGAACGGGTGGCCCTCCTCGAGATCAACCGATAA
- a CDS encoding serine protein kinase RIO, whose product MSKDRDGREFDRKLEELGVRIKDEDTRKVRGEVFDEVTLLALYRLVHKKKLSAVGGSLSTGKEANVFLGERNEKTVAIKIYRMRTANFKAMADYILGDPRFASVRRTRKDIVFTWTRKEFANLKRAYEAGVPVPEPYAFDRNILIMEFLGEDEVPAPQIRYVDLPDPEATYREVIGCIKTLYQEARLVHGDLSEFNILWMDRPYIIDMGQAVTREHPNAGTFLIRDIRNVNRFFSSLCEVEDEDMLMDEVTGGAIRPLREKKDW is encoded by the coding sequence ATGAGTAAGGACAGAGACGGTCGCGAGTTCGACAGGAAACTCGAGGAACTGGGCGTCAGGATCAAAGACGAGGACACCAGGAAGGTCAGGGGAGAGGTCTTCGACGAGGTGACCCTCCTCGCCCTGTACCGTCTTGTCCACAAGAAAAAACTCTCGGCGGTGGGCGGATCCCTCTCCACCGGGAAAGAAGCAAACGTCTTCCTGGGCGAGCGGAACGAAAAAACGGTCGCGATCAAGATTTACCGGATGAGGACGGCGAACTTCAAGGCGATGGCCGATTATATTCTCGGCGATCCCAGGTTTGCGTCGGTGCGCCGGACTCGAAAGGATATCGTCTTCACCTGGACGAGAAAGGAGTTCGCAAACCTCAAACGGGCATATGAGGCCGGGGTTCCGGTCCCTGAGCCTTACGCCTTCGACCGCAACATCCTGATCATGGAGTTCCTCGGCGAGGACGAGGTGCCGGCACCCCAGATCCGGTACGTCGACCTCCCCGACCCGGAAGCGACGTACCGGGAGGTTATCGGATGCATCAAAACGCTGTACCAGGAGGCACGCCTCGTCCATGGTGACCTGAGCGAGTTCAATATACTCTGGATGGACAGACCCTATATCATCGACATGGGCCAGGCGGTCACCCGCGAGCACCCGAATGCCGGCACCTTCCTGATCAGGGATATCAGGAACGTCAACCGTTTCTTCTCCTCGCTCTGCGAGGTGGAGGACGAGGACATGTTGATGGACGAGGTGACCGGGGGAGCGATCAGACCGCTCCGCGAGAAGAAAGACTGGTGA
- a CDS encoding MogA/MoaB family molybdenum cofactor biosynthesis protein has translation MKPEHIKEIEVTVAVVTVSSTRTEETDTSGKAIRDLLEAAGYHVVHRAIVKDDTAAIRASLFESLSLADAVIFNGGTGLTPDDCTIEAVEPFFEKKMEGFGELFRMLSYDDIGTSALLSRAAAGVAGGKAIFCVPGSTGAVTLATEQIIIPELLHIISHARG, from the coding sequence ATGAAACCAGAACATATCAAAGAGATCGAGGTGACCGTCGCGGTGGTGACCGTCTCCTCGACGCGGACCGAGGAGACCGATACGAGCGGGAAAGCGATCCGCGATCTCCTTGAGGCCGCGGGGTATCATGTCGTCCACCGGGCGATCGTCAAGGACGACACCGCGGCGATCCGGGCCTCCCTCTTCGAGTCGCTCTCGCTGGCGGATGCCGTCATCTTCAACGGAGGGACAGGGCTGACCCCAGACGACTGCACCATCGAGGCGGTGGAACCATTCTTTGAGAAGAAGATGGAGGGGTTCGGAGAACTCTTCAGGATGCTCTCCTATGACGATATCGGGACCTCGGCCCTCCTCTCGCGCGCCGCTGCCGGTGTCGCGGGCGGAAAGGCGATCTTCTGCGTCCCGGGATCGACCGGTGCGGTCACCCTCGCCACCGAGCAGATCATCATCCCCGAACTGCTCCATATCATCTCGCACGCCCGTGGGTAG
- a CDS encoding Lrp/AsnC family transcriptional regulator, with protein MDDKDRLVLHILEENSHVPIEELATMVELPVHEAADRVRALEAAGVIRKYCAVIDWEKAGDSEVTSIIALKVTPERDYGYDRIAERIARFREVKTLRLVSGRYDFIILVTGRTMQEVARFVSEHIAPMEQINETSTQFVMKTYKENGTPYDERIAGERLPYSF; from the coding sequence ATGGATGACAAAGATCGTTTGGTCCTCCATATCCTGGAGGAAAACAGCCATGTTCCGATCGAGGAACTGGCGACCATGGTAGAGCTCCCTGTACACGAGGCCGCGGACCGGGTCAGGGCCCTCGAGGCAGCAGGGGTCATCAGAAAATACTGCGCGGTCATCGACTGGGAAAAGGCAGGAGACAGTGAGGTCACCTCGATCATCGCTCTCAAAGTCACACCAGAGCGCGACTACGGGTACGACAGGATCGCCGAGCGGATCGCGCGCTTTAGAGAGGTGAAGACCCTCCGTCTGGTCTCAGGGAGGTACGACTTCATCATCCTCGTCACCGGGCGGACGATGCAGGAGGTCGCCAGGTTTGTCTCAGAACACATCGCCCCCATGGAGCAGATCAACGAGACGTCGACCCAGTTCGTGATGAAGACCTACAAGGAGAATGGGACGCCGTACGACGAGCGCATCGCCGGCGAACGCCTTCCGTACTCGTTCTGA
- a CDS encoding KH domain-containing protein, producing MTVQEIRIGARRIGALIGKRGAIKRKIEEQTGSAIRIDSDEGDVFIEGEDAFGVLRAADVVTAIARGFSPERAFALFEDEDMTLEVIDLSEIDPSPKQQERLRGRIIGKAGKGRQQIEDMTGVEISVQGKTVALIGMPEKLRTARTAIEMLINGAQHETVFSFLEKKRREEREDMLGYYY from the coding sequence ATGACTGTACAGGAGATCAGGATCGGAGCACGACGGATCGGCGCCCTCATCGGAAAAAGAGGAGCCATAAAGAGAAAGATCGAAGAGCAGACCGGGAGCGCCATCAGGATCGACAGCGACGAGGGTGACGTCTTCATCGAAGGTGAAGACGCCTTCGGGGTGCTGCGGGCCGCCGACGTGGTCACCGCCATTGCACGCGGGTTCTCCCCCGAACGGGCCTTCGCCCTCTTCGAGGACGAGGACATGACCCTCGAGGTCATCGATCTCTCCGAGATCGATCCCTCCCCCAAACAGCAGGAACGCCTGCGGGGACGGATCATCGGAAAGGCCGGGAAAGGCCGCCAGCAGATCGAGGATATGACCGGGGTCGAGATCTCGGTCCAGGGGAAGACGGTGGCGCTCATCGGGATGCCCGAGAAACTCAGGACCGCGCGCACCGCCATCGAGATGCTGATCAACGGGGCCCAGCACGAGACGGTCTTCTCCTTCCTCGAGAAGAAGCGGCGCGAGGAGCGCGAGGACATGCTGGGGTACTACTACTGA
- a CDS encoding tyrosine--tRNA ligase produces MDPYSLATRNTVEIVTDEELRALLQKPVKRVYAGYEPSGEIHLGHLVTVNKLMDLQKAGFEVTVLLADLHAFLNHKGTLDEVREIAEYNRRCFEALGLKGAKYVMGTDLQLNPEYELLVLQLSQEVTVNRAHRSMDEVGRGMDHPAVSQMVYPIMQMADIALLGVDAAAGGIDQRKIHMLAREHLPGMGYPSPVCIHTPILNGLDGKKMSSSAGNLISVADSEETIRKRMKKAFCPPEIDENPVLQVLQYHIFPRFETITMHRPEKFGGDLEFASYAEVEAAYAGGKIHPLDLKNMTTDYLVEMLAGVHDAVA; encoded by the coding sequence ATGGATCCCTACTCTCTTGCAACACGCAATACCGTCGAGATCGTCACCGACGAGGAGTTGCGGGCTCTCCTTCAAAAGCCCGTCAAGCGAGTCTACGCCGGGTACGAGCCGAGCGGGGAGATTCACCTCGGCCACCTGGTGACCGTCAACAAACTCATGGACCTCCAGAAGGCCGGGTTCGAGGTGACCGTCCTCCTCGCCGATCTCCACGCCTTCCTCAACCACAAGGGCACCCTGGACGAGGTGCGGGAGATCGCGGAGTATAACCGCCGGTGCTTCGAGGCCCTGGGGCTGAAAGGAGCGAAGTACGTGATGGGCACCGACCTCCAGCTCAACCCCGAGTATGAACTCCTGGTCCTCCAGCTCTCTCAGGAAGTCACCGTCAACCGGGCGCACCGCTCGATGGACGAGGTCGGGCGCGGCATGGACCACCCGGCCGTCTCGCAGATGGTCTACCCGATCATGCAGATGGCCGACATCGCCCTCCTCGGCGTCGACGCCGCCGCCGGCGGGATCGACCAGAGAAAGATCCACATGCTCGCCCGCGAGCACCTCCCGGGCATGGGCTACCCCTCGCCGGTCTGCATCCACACCCCCATCCTCAACGGCCTGGACGGGAAGAAGATGTCCTCCTCTGCCGGCAACCTCATCTCGGTCGCCGACTCCGAAGAGACGATCAGGAAGCGGATGAAGAAGGCCTTCTGCCCGCCTGAGATCGATGAGAACCCGGTGCTCCAGGTGCTTCAGTATCATATCTTCCCCCGCTTCGAGACGATCACGATGCACCGGCCGGAAAAGTTCGGCGGCGACCTGGAGTTCGCCTCCTACGCGGAGGTCGAGGCGGCGTACGCAGGCGGCAAGATCCACCCGCTGGACCTCAAGAACATGACCACCGACTACCTCGTCGAGATGCTCGCCGGGGTCCACGACGCGGTCGCATAA
- a CDS encoding aminotransferase class I/II-fold pyridoxal phosphate-dependent enzyme, translating to MRNFVSERAREIPPSGIRKFFDLCIGMDDVISLGVGEPDYSTPWNISEAGIYSIEQGVTSYTSNKGLPALRDTLAADLARRYGTDYSAEDEIIITTGVSEAVDIAIRAVTDPGDEVLVMDPAYVSYAPCVTLAGGRPVPLPCLEKDRFKITPEALMERITPKTKSILLNYPNNPTGGVMNRSDYRAIADILVDHDLLLISDEVYSELTYEGTHCSPASIEELRERTITLNGFSKAYAMTGWRIGYLCAPKEICDAALKIHQYVMLCAPVMGQVAALAALRQAEEDKNEMVREYRLRRNLFVEGLNRIGLRCHMPLGAFYAFPSVKTTGLSDEEFAEQLLKEEKVAVVPGSAFGPAGEGHIRCSYATSREDLSVAVERMGEFVARLRG from the coding sequence ATGCGCAACTTCGTATCTGAGCGGGCGCGGGAGATCCCGCCCTCGGGGATCAGAAAATTCTTCGATCTCTGCATCGGGATGGACGACGTGATCTCCCTTGGTGTCGGGGAACCCGATTATTCCACCCCATGGAACATCAGCGAGGCCGGGATCTACTCGATTGAACAGGGCGTCACCTCGTACACCTCGAACAAGGGGCTTCCGGCCCTGCGCGACACGCTTGCCGCCGACCTCGCGCGCCGGTACGGGACCGACTACTCTGCCGAGGACGAGATCATCATCACGACCGGGGTCTCAGAAGCAGTCGACATCGCGATCAGGGCGGTCACCGATCCCGGCGACGAGGTCCTGGTCATGGACCCGGCTTATGTCAGCTATGCCCCGTGCGTCACCCTCGCAGGCGGTCGCCCGGTCCCTCTTCCCTGTCTGGAGAAGGACCGGTTCAAGATCACTCCCGAAGCATTGATGGAACGGATCACCCCGAAGACCAAGTCGATCCTGCTCAATTATCCGAACAACCCGACCGGCGGGGTCATGAACAGGAGCGACTACCGGGCGATCGCCGACATCCTGGTGGACCACGACCTCCTTCTCATCTCCGACGAGGTCTACTCGGAACTGACCTATGAAGGCACCCACTGCTCGCCGGCCTCCATCGAGGAACTCCGCGAGCGCACGATCACCCTGAACGGTTTTTCAAAGGCCTACGCGATGACCGGGTGGAGGATCGGGTACCTCTGTGCTCCCAAAGAGATCTGCGACGCCGCCCTGAAGATCCATCAGTATGTGATGCTCTGTGCCCCGGTGATGGGCCAGGTGGCGGCCCTCGCGGCCCTCCGGCAGGCTGAGGAGGACAAAAACGAGATGGTGCGGGAGTACCGCCTCCGCCGCAACCTCTTCGTCGAGGGACTGAACCGGATCGGGCTGCGGTGTCACATGCCTCTCGGGGCCTTCTATGCCTTCCCGTCGGTGAAGACAACCGGGCTTTCCGACGAGGAGTTTGCCGAGCAACTCCTGAAGGAGGAGAAGGTCGCGGTCGTGCCCGGCAGCGCCTTCGGTCCGGCCGGCGAGGGCCATATCAGGTGTTCGTACGCCACGAGTCGTGAGGATCTTTCGGTCGCGGTCGAGCGGATGGGCGAATTTGTGGCCCGTCTCCGCGGCTGA
- a CDS encoding ORC1-type DNA replication protein: MAENDDQPLGLFQKFLSNNRIFKNREVLRHSYRPQILPHRRPQIDAIASILAPAIKDETPSNILIYGKTGTGKTACVRYVGSELEKVGAGVGTGCRVVHLNCEVIDTQYRVLAQIAKSLEDLDASASDRARAHIPMTGWPTDQVYTELKNQLEATGGVLVIVLDEIDKLVKKSGDETLYNLTRINADLQGAKVSMIGISNDLRFTDFLDPRVLSSLSEEEIVFPPYNAPQLCDILAQRAEMAFVEGSLEEGVIPLCAAFAAQEHGDARRALDLLRVSGELADRENAEQVKEKHVRMALEKIETDSMIECISTLPTQSKVVLYSMLLLEEMDKKIFTSGEVTRVYREVSRIVNIDPLTHRRITDLISELNMLGVINTRVVSKGRYGRTKEMWFDSNTKKIQEVLAKDPRLSEERLAQVDLNRLKASFR; encoded by the coding sequence ATGGCCGAAAACGATGATCAACCCCTTGGTCTTTTTCAAAAATTCCTCAGCAACAACCGGATCTTTAAGAATCGGGAGGTGCTCAGGCACTCGTACCGACCGCAGATCCTCCCTCATAGGCGCCCCCAGATCGATGCCATCGCTTCCATCCTCGCACCTGCTATCAAGGACGAGACCCCCTCGAACATTCTCATCTATGGGAAGACCGGGACCGGCAAGACGGCGTGTGTCCGGTACGTGGGGAGCGAACTCGAGAAGGTCGGCGCCGGTGTGGGGACCGGGTGCCGGGTGGTCCACCTCAACTGCGAGGTGATCGACACCCAGTACCGCGTACTCGCGCAGATCGCCAAGAGCCTTGAGGACCTCGACGCCAGCGCGAGTGACCGCGCCCGCGCTCACATCCCGATGACCGGGTGGCCGACCGACCAGGTGTACACCGAACTCAAGAACCAGCTTGAGGCAACCGGCGGGGTGCTCGTCATCGTCCTGGACGAGATCGACAAACTCGTCAAAAAAAGCGGGGACGAGACCCTGTACAACCTCACCAGGATCAACGCCGACCTGCAGGGCGCCAAGGTCTCGATGATCGGGATCTCCAATGACCTCAGGTTCACCGACTTCCTCGACCCCCGCGTCCTCTCCTCCCTCTCCGAAGAGGAGATCGTCTTCCCCCCTTACAACGCCCCGCAACTCTGCGACATCCTCGCCCAGCGCGCTGAGATGGCCTTCGTCGAAGGAAGCCTCGAAGAAGGGGTCATCCCGCTCTGCGCCGCCTTCGCCGCGCAGGAACACGGCGACGCCCGCCGCGCCCTCGACCTCCTCCGGGTCTCCGGCGAACTTGCGGATCGGGAGAACGCCGAACAGGTGAAAGAGAAGCACGTCCGTATGGCCCTCGAGAAGATCGAGACCGACTCGATGATCGAGTGCATCTCGACCCTGCCTACCCAGAGCAAAGTCGTCCTGTACTCGATGCTGCTCCTGGAGGAGATGGACAAGAAGATCTTCACCTCCGGCGAGGTGACCAGGGTCTACCGTGAGGTCTCGCGCATCGTCAACATCGACCCGCTCACCCACCGGCGGATCACCGACCTCATCTCCGAATTGAACATGCTCGGGGTGATCAACACCCGCGTCGTCTCGAAAGGACGATATGGAAGGACAAAAGAGATGTGGTTTGACAGCAACACGAAGAAAATACAGGAAGTCCTCGCGAAAGACCCGAGGCTTTCTGAGGAACGTCTCGCCCAGGTAGACCTCAACCGCCTGAAGGCATCGTTTCGGTGA